The following DNA comes from Kluyveromyces lactis strain NRRL Y-1140 chromosome E complete sequence.
CTGTTCTTTTAAATCATTACCTGTCTGGCTATAAGTTACTTCTGTCAATAAcgatttttcaacatctaTTGCAGTATAAATGCTGATCGGATAAACATCTGGCAAAGGCCATGCCATGTTTGGATCATTCAACCAACTAGAGAGATACTTCAAATTTTGGGAGTATATCGGCCTGAGATCTGGAGGCAATGTCCCTACTATGTCTCTGAGCACCACCACGGCAGCTGCAACGTTGACAAGGTATTCTCTTGAATCCTTTTTGAAATGTTTTCCGAAATACAGTTCACAATGGTCGATGGAGTTGATAGTAGTTAATCTGATCGCTGGAGCATTGCTATCTGCTCCTCTCTTGGGTCTATTCTGCTGACGAATTTTTTGTATTACCAGATCTTCTGGATTACACGTAGGATCTAAGCATACTACCATATCGACACGAATATCTTTTGGGAAAGAAGACTCTATTTGTTTAATATTATCCGAGCAAATGAGATGGCAAGTACATGAGAAATTTTTTGGCTTATTCTTTGTCTTTATAGTTTGGCCATCATGTCTAACAATATTCACCTTATTACCAAGTAGGAGAGCCTCTAAGAGATCCATAGTTCTGTCGGACCTTGCCATTAATACAGTGTGTGTCTCATATTCTTGAACAAGAGTAATAAGATCTCTCAAGACAGCAAATTTTCCCGATGTCTCAGCAAGGTGGCCAGGAATGTCCTTTGTTATCAAGGATTTTGGCATAAAATGGTCGATTAAAAGGTAAGGGTGTGTAGCAACATATTCACTATTCAAACACATCGATTTCATAGACCCTATTACGATATCTTCTCTATAATCTGATGTTTCAAAGtacttcaaaatatctgaGTAATGCAACGATACAATTTGGTCGGTTAACTCTTTCTGATATAAGCACATGGATGCAGGTAACCAATAGTCTCCAGACGTGTCTCCAGAAACTCCCATTGTTTGTGCATCGACAATCGCAGGATCCGGCGCAGTATCTAAAATCTTCAGTAAATCCATGATGCActgaatttttctttctattcAACTAATTGGACGATTTAATGCTCTGGATAGTGGAAGTTCTCACTTTTGAGTGCTGCTGACACTAATTCTCAGATTAGCAATTGTTTTCACAGTAAGGCGTCTGACGGTACTATAGCCTGCACATCATAATTCCTGCTGTTTATACTTTTAAACCAATGCTCattttttgatcaaaaaaaatCCAACCGTAATAGAAGCCTAACATGAAATTAAGATCACTCAAGCTGAGAAGTTCATGAACGAAAATAGTGAACTGTGCTAACTGGAAGCATTGATAAGAGTCGACATACTTGGAGAATTAGTTTTACAATTAGCTAATAACTAACCGATTGTAGTGACGTACAAATAATGAGTGGCGCAGGAGAATTGAGTGCAGGTATGTCAACATGATAAGATATTTCAATCATGATATCAAGTAATGAATATAACCGGAATAGGCTGGGAAAGTGAGTTTATTTACTAACAACAGGGCATTCTAATCCCAACAGATGAAATTGCTCTATACGATAGGCAGATCCGGTTATGGGGAATGACAGCCCAGGCCAATATGAGATCTGCCAGTGTTTTGTTAATTAATTTAGGTGCGATTGGTAATGAGATAACGAAAAATATCGTTCTAAGCGGGATTGGTTCATTGACCATATTGGATTCTCATGATGtaacagaagaagatttagGTGCCCAATTTTTTATCGGAAAGGATGACATTGGCACGAAGAGATTGGAGGCCGCAAGGCGCCATATTGAAGATATGAACCCTAGAGTTAAGTTAACAGTGGACATATCAGATCTTCAGTCCAAGAATaaagaattcttttcaCAATTCAATCTAATAGTCATAACGGACTTATTTCCCGcagatattgaaaaattgaatgaaGTGACTAGGGAACTTAATGTACCTATCTATGTGGCAGGTATCAACGGGCTCTCTGGTTACATTTTCACTGATCTAGTGGAGTTTATATCCACTGATGAAAAGGTGAAGAGTGCTCGTCCTGAACAACTCGGTAAACAGAGCCCCAATAAGGAAATCATCAATCTATCTGAACGgaaggatgaagaaaataatgCAGTTTATCAGGTCATTACCACCAAACATACTTATAAGCCATTGAAAGAACTTCTGAAATCTGCTACACTTATTAACCAATTGTCTAGACGgcaattgaaaagaatgacTCCAAAGGTTCCCTTAACTCTTACACTATTACAGTatgaaacttttcaaaacatAAATTTAGATGATTTTAGGAAGAAGTATGATTTAACTCGTAAGCAGCTTGGTTTATTAATTGGAGAAATCAGCAATGAtaccattgaagaatttgttgaacaagCCGCTGTAGAAATCAGTCCTGTGGCAGCAATCATTGGAGGAGCCGTTGCACAAGACGTGATAAATATTCTAGGGAAAAGGCAATCTCCGCTTAATAACTTCGTTGTTTTTGATGGTACGTCTTTAGATATGTGGGTATTCGAACTTTAATGACCCTGGTTTAGTAATTTAGCAATCAGTATCATTATATAGGACTAATTTATATAACATATGCTCATAAAACGCTTTATGAGatttttatcaaatatgTACCTGGTTGGAAAGCATAAGCATGGTATGTTCAACACTACTGCCATCAGGACAATAATTATGTTTGACCATTAACAGTTACTTGTTGCAAGTGGGACATGAAATTTTGTAAAGAAACATCATCAGTCAACACGATAGTTGAACCAGCGACAGCACCACTTTGATAACTGTCAGATGGGTTCAACTTGGATAACAAGAATCTGGCTTGCGAACCGCCAGCCTCAGTATCAATGAATCTTGGTAGAGGGAATCTGTCAATCAATAATTCTGCTGCTTCAAGCTTTGGTTCTTCTAATAAGGACTTGAAGTCTGCATACTGCGGATCATCTTGGTAACCTGCTTTTCTCCATTGAGCAATCTGTTCACCGTGataaatcaaaatataaaagaaggtatccaacaacaaaatTGTGTTTGGTTTCACTGAAACAGAATCTAACAACACTGGTTGaggttcttcttccatgGAGAATGAGGTTAGAGTAGGCTGAATCATAATCAGTGAGTTAGTGGTATCTTCTCTAGTGAAAATGTGTCTGTAAAATGCAGTTTCATCCGGAGAGTTATTGAAAACAGACAAAAACTGAGATCTTCTCAAATAATATGTGAATTGTGGATACAATGAAAATTGAGGAGATAATCTGAATGATGATGGATCATTCTTATTGTAGTCAGCGTATTTTTGACACAATTTAATCAAAGTTCTGTCAATCCATCTAATGACATCAGCGCCATCATCAGATTCTGCCTTGTCAACAGCAATTCTTGCCATTAGAACGGCAGCAGCCTCCTGATCAAAGGAGGATGCAATGGCTGGATTTCCAAAGGACAACATTTGGTTAGCAACAGTGGTGACCCTGACACGGTTTGTACCGGAGGAATGTTCATACGATGTAATGAATTGGGTGTAAGCTAACTTAGGCCTATCTGTCATTACTTCAGCAGATGCACCCGGGTTgacaatttcaaagaacacAGCGTAAGTGTGGCGTGGCGATAAAGATGACAtcttccaagaagaagtaccACCAATACCTATCTCAGAATCACTGACATTGGAGGCCTCGGTCTTAGTCTTCACAGCAGAGGCGTGGCCAATTAAACCTTGTAATTTTAGATCGCTACTTGTCTTAACAGACAAGGTACCCTTGAATGCCATTTGCAAATaaccttcttcatccttAGAAAAGAATCTTAGATATGACTGTTTAAAAATAGCGGTGGAGAACGCATCAGTCAATAACAAGACACCACCAGTGGAATCTGTTAGTCTCTTCATTTCGGACATACCAACTTGATCATAACAACCAGCAAAAATATCGACTGTATGACCATTGTCAGCGACTTTTTGAGCCAATTGGTTGTAGAATTTACAGGCCTTCTTGTAATGTTTTGcagaatcagaatcaatATCGTGATGAGATCTCAATGGGTCTTTTAATTCCGGGGAAACGACAAGACCTGGGCCCACGGTGCCAGGACCGGAGGAGAACAAGATTATTCTAGCAGCAACGTTCTTGTAACAACCTTCCAACACCAACGATGCAATGTTCAAAGCAGAACCAGTCGCTCTTAAAGGTCTGAAACCAGATTTCACATCCCATTGATCAGGCTTCAGGTTTTCCAACAATTGGGTCAACTTGAATTCAACTTGTTCCAATGGTAAGAAGAACCTGTTCAAAGAGAAAGGTGTAACCTTGGTTGGAGCATTGATATTAACGGCTTGTGCAGCatttaatttttcaccGGTTAGCATTTCAACTAATTGAGCCAATTGGTATTCACGATCACCTCTGAACACATTACATTTATCAATAGAAGCTGATGATAAGTCGTGCAGTTGAATCACATTATCGTAAGTGATTAGACCAACTAATGCATTTGCAGGAAGCAAGGACAATGAAGTGATAATTGattccttcaaagcttGGAGGTTTTCCTCTTCTGCAGTAGTATCCacaataaagaagaaaattggtGGAACTTGGACAGGAACACTGGTGATATATTCAACTGTAGTATTAGTCAATTCCAGTGGTAAAGTTTCCTGCGTCATATTGGCATAATGTTGAGGAAGAATGTTTCTTGTCTTACAAATAGGACAAGTCCAGGTATTGGATCTAACATCGATCTCACAGTAAGGATTTAACACAGATTTACAGTTGATGTTACCACATACCACAGGATTATAGCCAGCAACAGCAAGATCTTCACGTTCCTTCAAAGGAGTGTATAAACATCCAACTGGAACCACATTCTTATTAGCGTCAGTTCTTGACGCTGGAAACACGTTCCATGAGAAACGAACACCGTTAATATCTTCGTTTTGTTCGAAATCCATGGTGCTAAATCTCTTGATTCCAATCTATAAGCAGTTGGAAAAGAATGTATAAATCTTCTATGTGGTTCAAACAGATCAAATCCCTAGCACTCACCTTAGCCTGAGCAATTGGACTTTTACAGGCTACTCTGGTTCTCTTTTTGTTGTGTTGATAAATCCTGTGTATTGCtagatatttttttcatcaaaacatttctttcaaggTCAGAAAATGCCAAATAAtgcaaaacaaaaaatgacCCACTAAGGAAAGGCTTGAACTCAGATCTCTGTGCCTCAGTGCTGTAAGATTATCGGTTAAACACAGTATTGTTGTGACTAAACCTGACATTCGACTGCAGGTTGCAAAATTCTGCTGTTTTAGAAGCGAGTATCttaatcacgtgatatgTAAACACGTATTAGAGTAAACTGTTCACGTGTCCGGGTAATGTTTGTGTGGATCACTTTTTGTATTACCATTGATTTAACTGATGTacttcatttcaatacAATAAGCTTTCAAATATGCATAATTTGTACTGCAATTACGAAGCTCGGTTCACGATTGGTTTGTTTTTTTGCATTGAACGGTGATACGATTCTGAGAGGATACGAAGTGACCCTACTGTGTTGACTTGTTGTGTCGCTTGAGGTGATTATGGTTTCGTCCGAATGGCAGGTTGTATGGGCTTGTTTTGCGTCCAGATTGGCTGTTTCGTACCTGTTCCCTTCTTTGCAGCAGCAATTGGACAGAACCGTTGAGTTTTCTACTCCGGTTACAAGCTATAGATCTCTGCAAGAAGGTGCGTATCTTTTACTGCATAATTTGCCCATTTATGATGGTGGTGTTGTGCATCATGTGCCTCTGCTGGTAGCTTTAATGGCATTCGTTCAACAAGCGGAGTTTCTAATGCCCGTTTTGTTTGCGGCCATGGACACTCTAATAGCGTATCAATTGATGCAAATAGCTAAGATATATCAACGCCAATTGCAAATTCCTAGTTATATTCCAGGTGTGGTTTATGCAGTGAACCCTTTGGTACTTTTATCATGTGTCTCACAATCGACATGTCTATTTGTGAACCTTTCCATTTCTACTTCTTTACTATTTGCGTTATCTAGACAGTTCTCACTGTCAGCCATATGCATTGCGTTGGCTGGTTATTTATCACCTTACGCTTATCTACTGTTGATCCCATTGGCAGGAATCTGTggatcaaattctttcGGCCTTGTTGTCAAGTGTACATTGGTATCGATTGTTTTGCAGTTGATCAGTTTCAAGTTAAATAACGATAACTGGAACTATTTGACTTCAACATACTGGATATTGATTACTTTCAGTAAGATAAGGCCAAATCTAGGGTTGTGGTggtatttctttattgaaatgttcgaatttttcatcccatttttcaaatctgtGTTCAACATATTTGTTGTTTCATTTATCCCACCTTTCACTATTAGATTCAATCAGCAATCGTTTTACGCATTTGTTCTATGTCTAGGTTGGATTACGCTCACCAAATCATACCCAACGTTAGGTGACGGAGGGTTTTTCTTAAGTTTTATCCCATTTTTCAAACCGATCTTTGGGTATCTAAGATATCCAGTCATATCAACCCTTTTATTCATTCATGCCATCATTTTGTCACCAATCTTCTACTACCTATGGATTGGATTAGGCTCCGGTAATAGTAACTTTTTCTATGCcatttctttggtttatGCGTTAGCCATCTCGTCAGTGATTGTGGATTTGACGTGGGCCATGTTAAGAATTGAATACGATTCAGGTAAACCAAACCTTTCATTAAAACTGActcaaatttgaatgaaccCTGTTCCTTCTGTTGGAAGAAACATATCGTATTGTCATTATTTAATATATATCTAAGTATGACTTACCCAGTGCATGGCATaaaaacttttgaaaactgtCCGGACTACTTTGGtttgttttatttgttCCCTTGGTAGGGCATCTAATATTTCCATGCcatattgaaaaacatGAAAATACAGTATTGCAAAAAGATAGACAACGAAAACATTACGTAGCAACCAACAGACGTAATAAAACCTTTAACAGATTCTCGAATTATATCGTGTAATCGATACATATCAGAACACCCGCGCATTAACGTATTGAAATGGTAagttttcttgttccatACTTTTTTGGTCGCAGCTAGGACGATTATGTCCATCTGCGATCGATGAATCCACAGATTTTGTCACCTTACTAACCAATTTAAACGTTGCAGGATCCAGAGGAATTCAAACCAATTAACCCTAAACCCTTTTTACATCAATTGATAGACAAAGATGTGCTGGTGACActcaaattcaataaaataCAATATAAAGGAAGACTTGTATCGGTAGATACATATTTCAATCTACAACTAACAGATGCGGAAGAGATCATAAATGATGTCTCAAGTGGGAAAGTTGGGGACATTTTCATCAGATGTAATAACGTGCTATACGTAGGAGAGGATGTGAACAAGCAAAGTGATCAACCCCCTACGCCGACTGGAACAACAGAGAAATCTGACGATAAAGAGGAAAATGGAGAACTCGCAGAAGAAGCGAATTAATATAGCACTAGTCTGAATATTATTGAAGCAAACAAGGAAACATCGGAATAATTATGGATTCACTGTATAGCTTTCCTCAGTTGTAATAGAATTAGGGAACTGCTTATCTTAATAAAGGGAATATTAGTATTAGTATAATTAATGATAGTATAGTTTATGTAGGTTTTACAATTCAAAGGCTCATTCTAAAAAAATCTCTAGAGATTAATACCTTATGTTTTTCATTCCAAGAAGGTCTCGTTCACGGTGTAACAGCTGTTCCAGCCACCATGGATTTCTTATTGCTTACTAGTTTTCCAGTTGAGTTGGGGTAGtgatttccaaaaaaaatgcaaaAATGAAACGGACAGGAATTGAACCTGCAACCCTTCGATTGcaattttgtttccataGAAATTTCCAGGATTTAACTGGAGTCGAAAGCTCTACCATTGAGCCACCGCTTCATTCTTAAGGTTTTTATCTATAACATCTTCTATATGAAATGGAGTGGCAGCATTCCTTATTTATAATAGTCACTTTAGGCCAGAGTATATTGCTAAGGTGAACCTGGAGCATTTCAACTGAATTAGGTGTCGTCGGTACCAGTGTTTTTTAACAGAATTGAATTACGCTTCCCAGGATAATATAATTTTAGTTTCTTGTATGCAATGATCAGTATAAAATGCACATATTATTTAAGATTCGATGACGACTGCCAGCAAGTTGGCCTCGTCACTGCAATAAAATATAATCATAAAGTAATAGCGAAATGAGGATTACCCTTTATATCACAATATATGTGCCCGTCTTGCGGTAAAACCGATATCTTTGGCTCAAAGTTAAATACTTTTGTGAGATTCTATTACCGAATAGATCATGACCTGAATTCAGTCATCGAAATGAAAGCAGTGATGGTGTTCATTTACAAATTACCTCTGTAGCTTTCTTTGGTACATGCTTCTGCTCTTGCTTTTCTAACAGTTCCCATGCCCAGTAAAGGATGTAATAGGTGCCTACACTAAATAGTACCATCTTGCTGACTGGTTTTCCCCAGACCCTGTAGATTCTTGCATGTGGAGAAACTGGCTTTGGCTGAGCTTGTTGAAATAAAGCTT
Coding sequences within:
- the HDA3 gene encoding Hda3p (similar to uniprot|Q06623 Saccharomyces cerevisiae YPR179C, Subunit of a possibly tetrameric trichostatin A-sensitive class II histone deacetylase complex that contains an Hda1p homodimer and an Hda2p-Hda3p heterodimer; required for the activity of the complex), producing MDLLKILDTAPDPAIVDAQTMGVSGDTSGDYWLPASMCLYQKELTDQIVSLHYSDILKYFETSDYREDIVIGSMKSMCLNSEYVATHPYLLIDHFMPKSLITKDIPGHLAETSGKFAVLRDLITLVQEYETHTVLMARSDRTMDLLEALLLGNKVNIVRHDGQTIKTKNKPKNFSCTCHLICSDNIKQIESSFPKDIRVDMVVCLDPTCNPEDLVIQKIRQQNRPKRGADSNAPAIRLTTINSIDHCELYFGKHFKKDSREYLVNVAAAVVVLRDIVGTLPPDLRPIYSQNLKYLSSWLNDPNMAWPLPDVYPISIYTAIDVEKSLLTEVTYSQTGNDLKEQFINDRKRRNRGHSKERSSLLYYKSKRVKNDYSTNPLKQDMAVLTWVSASGRQNGEIDYHLATDILTHKMIQSIENIYAMNQRQKLELDDFERMESIQNHHFNKVNKDYNDIKEKLEESEKKLKDDDVKVKDFLEESEKKHKQIEFIDSEINDLMTKLGSKSEPHKVLKGLLEEISNLQDAREREKRNSESKSSERTYMQKEIERAAQSVDESNKEQDKLREEIKLLKTKIEDSVAENKKKVASAEQRIDLLKSQLQQEGQNLGGLHSKLGYITDRLSKIQPSRGRQATNGRSKK
- the SEC23 gene encoding GTPase-activating protein SEC23 (highly similar to uniprot|P15303 Saccharomyces cerevisiae YPR181C SEC23 cytoplasmic GTPase-activating protein), translating into MDFEQNEDINGVRFSWNVFPASRTDANKNVVPVGCLYTPLKEREDLAVAGYNPVVCGNINCKSVLNPYCEIDVRSNTWTCPICKTRNILPQHYANMTQETLPLELTNTTVEYITSVPVQVPPIFFFIVDTTAEEENLQALKESIITSLSLLPANALVGLITYDNVIQLHDLSSASIDKCNVFRGDREYQLAQLVEMLTGEKLNAAQAVNINAPTKVTPFSLNRFFLPLEQVEFKLTQLLENLKPDQWDVKSGFRPLRATGSALNIASLVLEGCYKNVAARIILFSSGPGTVGPGLVVSPELKDPLRSHHDIDSDSAKHYKKACKFYNQLAQKVADNGHTVDIFAGCYDQVGMSEMKRLTDSTGGVLLLTDAFSTAIFKQSYLRFFSKDEEGYLQMAFKGTLSVKTSSDLKLQGLIGHASAVKTKTEASNVSDSEIGIGGTSSWKMSSLSPRHTYAVFFEIVNPGASAEVMTDRPKLAYTQFITSYEHSSGTNRVRVTTVANQMLSFGNPAIASSFDQEAAAVLMARIAVDKAESDDGADVIRWIDRTLIKLCQKYADYNKNDPSSFRLSPQFSLYPQFTYYLRRSQFLSVFNNSPDETAFYRHIFTREDTTNSLIMIQPTLTSFSMEEEPQPVLLDSVSVKPNTILLLDTFFYILIYHGEQIAQWRKAGYQDDPQYADFKSLLEEPKLEAAELLIDRFPLPRFIDTEAGGSQARFLLSKLNPSDSYQSGAVAGSTIVLTDDVSLQNFMSHLQQVTVNGQT
- the GAB1 gene encoding GPI-anchor transamidase subunit GAB1 (similar to uniprot|P41733 Saccharomyces cerevisiae YLR459W GAB1 GPI transamidase subunit involved in attachment of glycosylphosphatidylinositol (GPI) anchors to proteins may have a role in recognition of the attachment signal or of the lipid portion of GPI), encoding MVSSEWQVVWACFASRLAVSYLFPSLQQQLDRTVEFSTPVTSYRSLQEGAYLLLHNLPIYDGGVVHHVPLLVALMAFVQQAEFLMPVLFAAMDTLIAYQLMQIAKIYQRQLQIPSYIPGVVYAVNPLVLLSCVSQSTCLFVNLSISTSLLFALSRQFSLSAICIALAGYLSPYAYLLLIPLAGICGSNSFGLVVKCTLVSIVLQLISFKLNNDNWNYLTSTYWILITFSKIRPNLGLWWYFFIEMFEFFIPFFKSVFNIFVVSFIPPFTIRFNQQSFYAFVLCLGWITLTKSYPTLGDGGFFLSFIPFFKPIFGYLRYPVISTLLFIHAIILSPIFYYLWIGLGSGNSNFFYAISLVYALAISSVIVDLTWAMLRIEYDSGKPNLSLKLTQI
- the AOS1 gene encoding E1 ubiquitin-activating protein AOS1 (similar to uniprot|Q06624 Saccharomyces cerevisiae YPR180W, RHC31 nuclear protein that acts as a heterodimer with Uba2p to activate Smt3p (SUMO) before its conjugation to proteins (sumoylation), which may play a role in protein targeting; essential for viability) yields the protein MSGAGELSADEIALYDRQIRLWGMTAQANMRSASVLLINLGAIGNEITKNIVLSGIGSLTILDSHDVTEEDLGAQFFIGKDDIGTKRLEAARRHIEDMNPRVKLTVDISDLQSKNKEFFSQFNLIVITDLFPADIEKLNEVTRELNVPIYVAGINGLSGYIFTDLVEFISTDEKVKSARPEQLGKQSPNKEIINLSERKDEENNAVYQVITTKHTYKPLKELLKSATLINQLSRRQLKRMTPKVPLTLTLLQYETFQNINLDDFRKKYDLTRKQLGLLIGEISNDTIEEFVEQAAVEISPVAAIIGGAVAQDVINILGKRQSPLNNFVVFDGTSLDMWVFEL
- the SMX3 gene encoding mRNA splicing protein SMX3 (similar to uniprot|P54999 Saccharomyces cerevisiae YPR182W SMX3 Sm or Sm-like snRNP protein), with translation MDPEEFKPINPKPFLHQLIDKDVLVTLKFNKIQYKGRLVSVDTYFNLQLTDAEEIINDVSSGKVGDIFIRCNNVLYVGEDVNKQSDQPPTPTGTTEKSDDKEENGELAEEAN